A DNA window from Oscarella lobularis chromosome 8, ooOscLobu1.1, whole genome shotgun sequence contains the following coding sequences:
- the LOC136190676 gene encoding uncharacterized protein isoform X2, whose protein sequence is MGNNRTKPVESLDGGEVDALPEGICTLQPNLYQEGYLTYTKKGVTGRGTKPRDRKCRWMISKSVTDNALQTACEQQPVPSSYYFRALNMRSDETDTGGEEVMKFQSDVNQSHCIGVDESGFVVPPAFAGSNPRYARFITTEVAGFSSLKKDFDQEIVQIVSTGTDKAISIGSKGRVFLSTKDNETTHLKAISSGQGNVRYTFQGFKYSSLNLSIRAKDGKMIAHKKPTRFALLKATVPGEETENDVYVLYSPAHHEFLCVKKNGHLELDPDPLPPSGSSEPLTKGPGLFDIKILPK, encoded by the exons ATGGGGAATAATAGGACG AAGCCAGTTGAATCACTCGATGGCGGCGAAGTGGAC GCACTTCCGGAAGGCATATGCACCCTACAACCTAATCTGTATCAAGAAGGATACCTTACCTACACGAAAAAGGGGGTGACGGGGCGTGGAACAAAGCCTAGAGACC GTAAGTGTCGATGGATGATTTCAAAATCCGTGACAG ATAATGCACTGCAGACG GCATGTGAACAACAACCCGTTCCCTCATCTTATTACTTCCGCGCGCTGAACATGCGTTCAGATGAAACGGATACTGGGGGAGAGGAAGTGATGAAATTTCAGAGTGATGTGAATCAATCACACTGCATCGGTGTTGATGAAAGTGGTTTCGTTGTTCCGCCAGCATTTGCTGGAAGCAACCCCAGATATGCCCGATTTATCACT ACAGAAGTCGCGGGTTTCAGTTCTCTTAAAAAGGATTTTGACCAAGAAATTGTTCAAATTGTTTCTACTGGGACGGACAAGGCAATAAGCATTGGGAGCAAAGGGCGCGTCTTTTTATCAACGAAAGACAATGAGACAA CCCATCTGAAGGCTATATCTTCTGGTCAAGGCAACGTTCGATACACATTTCAAGGCTTCAAGTACTCTTCATTGAATCTAAGTATAAGGGCTAAAGATGGCAAGATGATTGCGCACAAA AAACCAACTCGGTTTGCATTACTGAAGGCTACAGTTCCAGGGGAAGAGACTGAGAACGATGTCTACGTGCTTTATTCGCCAGCTCATCACGAATTCTTATgcgtgaagaaaaacggtcATTTGGAATTGGATCCCgatcctcttcctccttccgGAAGCTCGGAACCTCTCACAAAGGGTCCAGGTTTGTTTGACATCAAAATCCTTCCCAAATGA
- the LOC136190676 gene encoding uncharacterized protein isoform X1, translated as MGNNRTKPVESLDGGEVDALPEGICTLQPNLYQEGYLTYTKKGVTGRGTKPRDRKCRWMISKSVTGKQLIRTLVRNATNPYLKIEDNALQTACEQQPVPSSYYFRALNMRSDETDTGGEEVMKFQSDVNQSHCIGVDESGFVVPPAFAGSNPRYARFITTEVAGFSSLKKDFDQEIVQIVSTGTDKAISIGSKGRVFLSTKDNETTHLKAISSGQGNVRYTFQGFKYSSLNLSIRAKDGKMIAHKKPTRFALLKATVPGEETENDVYVLYSPAHHEFLCVKKNGHLELDPDPLPPSGSSEPLTKGPGLFDIKILPK; from the exons ATGGGGAATAATAGGACG AAGCCAGTTGAATCACTCGATGGCGGCGAAGTGGAC GCACTTCCGGAAGGCATATGCACCCTACAACCTAATCTGTATCAAGAAGGATACCTTACCTACACGAAAAAGGGGGTGACGGGGCGTGGAACAAAGCCTAGAGACC GTAAGTGTCGATGGATGATTTCAAAATCCGTGACAGGCAAGCAATTGATAAGGACGCTTGTTCGCAATGCCACTAATCCTTATCTCAAAATTGAAGATAATGCACTGCAGACG GCATGTGAACAACAACCCGTTCCCTCATCTTATTACTTCCGCGCGCTGAACATGCGTTCAGATGAAACGGATACTGGGGGAGAGGAAGTGATGAAATTTCAGAGTGATGTGAATCAATCACACTGCATCGGTGTTGATGAAAGTGGTTTCGTTGTTCCGCCAGCATTTGCTGGAAGCAACCCCAGATATGCCCGATTTATCACT ACAGAAGTCGCGGGTTTCAGTTCTCTTAAAAAGGATTTTGACCAAGAAATTGTTCAAATTGTTTCTACTGGGACGGACAAGGCAATAAGCATTGGGAGCAAAGGGCGCGTCTTTTTATCAACGAAAGACAATGAGACAA CCCATCTGAAGGCTATATCTTCTGGTCAAGGCAACGTTCGATACACATTTCAAGGCTTCAAGTACTCTTCATTGAATCTAAGTATAAGGGCTAAAGATGGCAAGATGATTGCGCACAAA AAACCAACTCGGTTTGCATTACTGAAGGCTACAGTTCCAGGGGAAGAGACTGAGAACGATGTCTACGTGCTTTATTCGCCAGCTCATCACGAATTCTTATgcgtgaagaaaaacggtcATTTGGAATTGGATCCCgatcctcttcctccttccgGAAGCTCGGAACCTCTCACAAAGGGTCCAGGTTTGTTTGACATCAAAATCCTTCCCAAATGA
- the LOC136190664 gene encoding nucleolar protein 58-like, whose translation MLVLFESPAGYAIFKLLDEKKLQQVDNLYRDFETPDGASQVVKLKHFEKFDDMTEALSAATASIEGKMTKNLKKLLKKVAHDELAVADAKLGSSIKDKLSISCVTSSAVQELMRGIRSQFTSLLSGQAGVGQTEINTMTLGLAHSLSRYKLKFSPDKVDTMIVQAITLLDSLDKELNNYIMRCREWYGWHFPELGKILSDHVVYAKTVKAMGDKTKSQETDFSGILSEELEEEVKSAAEISMGTEVSEEDIGNITYLCDQILEITDYRTQLYDYLKNRMSAIAPNLTVLVGELVGARLISHAGSLINLAKHPASTVQILGAEKALFRALKTKHATPKYGLIYHASLVGQAPPKMKGKISRVLAAKASLAIRYDALGEGDIDAELGMGQRAVVEERIRQCEDKTLRRISGTGKMVARQEKYELKGDVKQYNPVTDSTLESSAKKKGTKRRREETEPSVEVTEESEASAKKTKKEKKKKKKREEEEVEESTSEEKTPKKKKKKRKTEEEDDVTVTPSSEKKKKKKKKEKET comes from the exons atgTTGGTTTTATTCGAAAGCCCTGCAGGATACGCCATCTTCAAA CTATTGGACGAGAAAAAGCTCCAGCAAGTCGACAATCTCTATCGAGACTTCGAGACCCCAGACGGAGCCAGTCAAGT CGTCAAACTCAAACACttcgaaaaattcgacgacatGACCGAAGCCCTATCAG cggcgacggcatcgATCGAAGgcaaaatgacgaaaaatctgaaaaaattACTCAAAAAAGTAGCACATGACGAATTGGCTGTAGCTGATGCAAAACTTGGTAGTAGTATCAAG GATAAGCTTAGTATTAGCTGTGTGACCAGTTCAGCTGTGCAAGAGCTGATGAGAGGAATACGATCTCAGTTCACTAGTCTCTTATCAG GTCAGGCTGGAGTGGGACAGACTGAGATTAATACAATGACACTTGGCCTCGCCCATAG tcTATCTCGATACAAACTCAAGTTCAGTCCAGACAAAGTGGACACAATGATTGTACAGGCAATCA CTCTATTAGACAGTCTGGACAAGGAATTGAATAACTATATAATGCGTTGTCGCGAATGGTACGGCTGGCATTTTCCCGAACTCGGAAAAATTCTCTCTGATCACGTGGTCTACGCAAAGACTGTCAAAGCAATGG gcGATAAAACAAAATCGCAGGAAACCGATTTTTCGGGAATTTTATCCGAGGAACTCGAAGAGGAAGTGAAATCGGCAGCGGAAATATCAATGGGAACGGAA GTTTCCGAAGAAGACATAGGAAACATCACATATCTTTGCGATCAAATCCTAGAGATAACAGACTATCGAACCCAGCTCTACGATTATTTGAAAAACCGGATGTCGGCCATCGCACCCAACCTAACCGTTCTCGTAGGAGAACTAGTCGGAGCGCGACTAATATCCCACGCAG GTTCCCTCATCAATTTAGCGAAACATCCGGCTTCTACAGTGCAAATTCTCGGCGCAGAAAAAGCCCTTTTCCG ggcTTTAAAAACGAAGCATGCCACGCCAAAGTACGGTCTAATTTACCACGCTTCACTAGTGGGTCAAGCGCCACCAAAAATGAAGGGAAAG atTTCTCGCGTTTTGGCTGCGAAAGCGTCGTTGGCGATTCGCTACGACGCTCTAGGGGAGGGCGACATTGACGCCGAATTGGGTATGGGACAGAGGGCCGTCGTAGAAGAACGCATACGCCAATGCGAAGATAAAACC TTGAGGAGAATTAGCGGGACGGGGAAAATGGTCGCGAGACAGGAGAAATACGAACTAAAAGG cgaTGTGAAACAGTATAACCCTGTGACGGATTCGACGCTGGAATCGAGCGCCAAGAAAAAGGGAACGAAGCGTAGGCGCGAGGAAACGGAACCTTCAGTGGAAGTCACAg AGGAGAGCGAGGCGAgtgcaaagaagacgaaaaaggagaagaaaaagaagaagaagagagaagaagaagaagtagagGAATCGACCTCCGAAGAAAAAACcccaaagaagaagaaaaagaaaagaaagacggaagaagaagatgacgtcacagtcacGCCTTcaagcgagaagaaaaagaagaagaaaaagaaggaaaaggaaacgtaG
- the LOC136190673 gene encoding uncharacterized protein: protein MAHVVDLKAIQDAYARLSSFLHLTPVLTSTTVDEKIGRKVFFKAESFQKTGAFKIRGALNAVLSLKSSNPNLKGVATHSTGNHGQALAAAAKLTKIPCSVVVPENTSLVKIDAIKGYGANVVFCKTTQQSRNETCERVAMETNSVIVPPYDHKDVIAGQGTISLEFLNQVPDLDALIVSVSGGGLISGIACAAKSLKPEIKVFAAEPEGKELEKSLRAGKRMWPNPPRSIETIADGMRTQQLGQLTWPIVRDLVEKIVFTVNDEEIAAAMKFIFERLKVVVEPSGAVPLAAAFSPRFKDVLHENESLRKIGIVLCGGNVDLDCLPWIH from the exons ATGGCTCATGTAGTCGACCTAAAAGCTATTCAAGACGCCTATGCACGcctttcgtcttttcttcatctcACCCCGGTCCTCACATcgacgaccgtcgacgagaaaatcgggCGAAAAGTCTTCTTCAAAGCGGAATCGTTCCAGAAGACGGGCGCCTTCAAAATACGCGGCGCATTGAATGCA GTTCTATCGCTCAAATCGTCCAATCCCAATTTAAAGGGCGTG GCTACGCATAGTACGGGAAATCACGGCCAAGCGCTGGCAGCTGCAGCTAAATTGACCAAAATCCCGTGCAGTGTTGTCGTGCCCGAAAATACGTCTCTAGTCAAAATTGACGCGATCAAGGGATATGGAGCTAACGTTGTCTTTTGTAAGACTACTCAGCAATCGAG GAATGAGACGTGTGAGAGAgttgccatggaaacgaATAGTGTCATTGTACCCCCGTATGACCACaaagacgtcatcgccgGACAA GGAACAATCAGCTTGGAATTTCTCAATCAG gtgCCGGATCTTGATGCTTTGATTGTGTCCGTGAGCGGAGGCGGACTCATTTCCGGAATAGCCTGTGCAGCCAAAAGTCTCAAACCTGAGATCAAAG TCTTTGCCGCTGAGCCAGAAGGCAAAGAACTAGAAAAGAGCCTTCGAGCCG GAAAACGCATGTGGCCTAATCCGCCACGAAGTATTGAAACAATAGCGGACGGAATGCGTACACAACAACTAGGCCAATTGACGTGGCCAATCGTACGagatctcgtcgaaaaaataGTTTTTACTGTG aatgacgaagaaatcgctGCTGCAatgaaatttatttttgagAGATTAAAA gtCGTTGTTGAGCCGAGCGGTGCCGTTCCCTTAGCGGCGGCCTTTTCGCCGCGATTCAAAGACGTACTTCACGAAAACGAATCTCTACGAAAAATAGGGATCGTGCTCTGCGGAGgaaacgtcgatttggaCTGTTTGCCATGGATACATTAG
- the LOC136190656 gene encoding villin-1-like: protein MSKAVDPEFKNMKGCTELTVFRIEKMKVVRVDKSRHGYFHTGDSYIVYNVGKFNQQHIHFWLGKETSQDEAGVAAYKTVELDDFLGGYPVQHREVQYHESGEFLSYFKPAVKYLEGGVDTGFKKVDLPSQYRVRLLQIKGRRNVRVFEVPKDAASLNKGDVFVLDTFQHIHVWNGSESSRLEKAKGVEVARSIRDAEHAGRAQIHIFDEDSATVDTFYKALGSKQSVIKAATPDTDTFSRSNQSRPTLYKVSDASGKLEVTEVAKAPLKQSLLDENDCFILDYGISGIYAWIGKKATKDERNAAMKTANGFIKEKGYPDHIPVTRLVQMGETSVFKQAFVDWADHGAVGATGLLYPKGKKPKQVSTKEEKFDAAAMHQKAKSEPVKLVDDGSGKVEIWRIEDFEMAPLDRKLYGQFFAGDSYVILYTYLIEGVEYYIIYFWQGHDSSQDEKGASAIHATNLDDKYGGRPVQVRVVMHKEPEHFLRMFKGQMVIHSGGKASGFKNIADKDSYDVDGTRLFHVRGPTPHTTKAVQVPETAASLNSNDCFVLETPKNTYLWYGKGCSGDERELANNLASSVSPREPVKVLEGQEPEDFWSGLGGKGEYASGKLLEQELPERPPRLFQCSNASGRFRVEEIPDFVQDDLEEDDVMILDTYDEVFVWIGKGANAEERKKALDTAKDYVKTDPSGRDLDSTVLYQIKQGFEPPTFTCWFHGWDTNRSKPSEADARAALEKENAGIALVDEELAKYDMKFTLEELKKAVEDLPTGVDPIHRERHLKTEEFPKAFGMPKEDFEKLAMWKQTKLKKSIGF from the exons ATGTCGAAAGCCGTCGATCCCGAATTCAAGAACATGAAAGGATGCACGGAGCTCACCGTCTTCCGCATCGAG aaaatgaaagTCGTTAGAGTCGACAAATCTAGACACGGATACTTTCACACGGGAGATTCCTACATCGTCTACAAC GTGGGCAAGTTCAACCAGCAACACATTCATTTCTGGTTGGGAAAGGAGACATCTCAG GATGAAGCCGGTGTTGCAGCCTACAAGACCGTTGAACTCGATGACTTTCTTGGAGGATATCCAGTCCAACACAGAGAG GTTCAATATCACGAATCAGGCGAATTTTTGTCCTACTTCAAGCCAGCCGTCAA ATACCTTGAAGGTGGCGTTGACACTGGATTCAAAAAAGTCGATCTTCCCAGCCAATATCGCGTTCGACTTCTGCAAATCAAGGGCAGACGCAACGTTCGCGTCTTCGAA GTACCGAAAGACGCCGCTTCGTTGAACAAaggcgacgtcttcgttctcGACACGTTCCAGCACATCCACGTGTGGAACGGAAGCGAAAGCAGCCGACTCGAAAAAGCAAAA GGCGTGGAAGTGGCTCGAAGCATTCGAGACGCCGAACACGCGGGCCGAGCGCAAATCCACATTTTCG ATGAAGATAGTGCGACTGTGGATACGTTCTACAAAGCGCTGGGCTCCAAGCAGAGCGTTATCAAAGCTGCGACGCCCGATACGGATACGTTCTCGCGTTCCAATCAAAGTCGACCGACTCTCTACAAAGTATCTGATGCCAGTGGAAAGTTGGAGGTCACTGAAGTGGCGAAAGCGCCGTTGAAGCAATCTCTTCTCGATGAAAAC GATTGCTTTATACTCGATTACGGGATTTCGGGTATTTATGCTTGGATTGGcaagaaggcgacgaaagacgagcgaAATGCGGCGATGAAAACGGCGAACGGATTTATCAAGGAAAAAGGATATCCCGATCACATTCCCGTGACTCGGCTCGTGCAAATGGGCGAAACGTCCGTTTTCAAGCAGGCGTTCGTCGATTGGGCGGACCacggcgccgtcggcgcAACGGGCCTTCTTTATCCCAAGGGAAAGAAGCCCAAAC AGGTTTCaacgaaagaggagaaattcgacgcGGCCGCGATGCACCAGAAAGCGAAATCGGAGCCCGtgaaactcgtcgacgacggatcTGGCAAAGTGGAG ATCTGGCGTATTGAAGACTTCGAGATGGCTCCGTTGGACAGGAAACTATACGGGCAATTCTTCGCCGGAGACAGCTACGTCATTCTTTACACGTACCTCATCGAAGGAGTGGAGTACTACATCATCTACTTCTGGCAG ggACATGACAGTAGTCAGGACGAGAAAGGAGCATCGGCGATCCACGCTACGAATCTCGATGATAAATACGGTGGAAGACCGGTTCAAGTTCGCGTTGTGATGCACAAAGAACCCGAGCACTTTTTGCGAATGTTCAAAGGCCAAATGGTCATACACtcc ggtGGCAAAGCGAGCGGATTCAAAAACATCGCCGACAAGGAttcgtacgacgtcgacggaacgcgCCTCTTCCACGTGCGCGGTCCCACGCCCCACACAACCAAAGCAGTCCAAGTCCCGGAAACAGCCGCGTCGCTCAACTCCAACGACTGTTTCGTCTTGGAAACGCCGAAAAATACGTACTTGTGGTACGGAAAG GGCTGCAGTGGCGATGAACGCGAACTGGCGAATAATCTCGCCAGTTCCGTTTCGCCGAG GGAACCGGTTAAAGTGCTCGAAGGACAAGAACCCGAGGATTTTTGGAGTGGTTTGGGCGGAAAAGGCGAGTACGCAAGCGGAAAACTTCTCGAG CAAGAGTTGCCTGAAAGACCTCCGAGACTTTTCCAGTGCTCCAACGCTTCGGGTCGTTTCCGTGTCGAAGAAATCCCCGATTTCGTTCAAGAC gatcTTGAAgaggatgacgtcatgatccTGGACACATACGACGAG GTTTTCGTCTGGATTGGCAAAGGAGCGAACGccgaagagagaaagaaagcctTGGACACGGCCAAGGACTACGTGAAAACCGATCCGTCTGGACGCGATTTAGATTCGACTGTCCTCTATCAAATCAAGCAGGGTTTCGAACCGCCAACGTTTACCTGTTGGTTCCACGGCTGGGACACCAATAGATCA AAACCGTCAGAGGCAGATGCGAGAGCGGCTctggagaaagaaaacgccggAAtagctctcgtcgacgag GAATTGGCGAAATATGATATGAAATTCACCTTGGAAGAGCTGAAAAAAGCCGTCGAAGATCTTCCCACTGGAGTCGATCCAATTCATCGCGAA CGTCACTTGAAAACGGAAGAGTTTCCCAAAGCCTTTGGAATGCCCAAGGAAGATTTCGAAAAGCTCGCTATGTGGAAGcagacgaaattgaagaagtCAATCGGCTtttag
- the LOC136190680 gene encoding uncharacterized protein C7orf57-like isoform X2 has protein sequence MTSGRGGSEDWFYHASKPKSDVPVDAPAPSQIPGLDGVGPDSDDERNDEFAPQYRVFDTDSKYVRLAKAGGRKNLLTYRDFVPKSKDPVPYPWPDWADTRNEIDDVEPPKHVTDVSKPDWAVHIEHKPSDVDIGERYSKAPFEWKSDPKQVQLPPMVRRRKEKEKKVSPVKAKVVSWSPVKKQASRTQLPKHAFKDPVSINRIMTMDYKREWFHARDRQDAERREEARAQVAHRKDLTQKHIMANLKGSRKEADESKERFTLTRFKNVPSKIGYIWSPGDNPDDHLEA, from the exons atgacgtcaggcCGAGGTGGCAGCGAAG ATTGGTTTTATCACGCTTCGAAGCCCAAATCGGACGTTCCCGTCGATGCGCCGGCTCCATCGCAAATTCCCGGCCTAGACGGAGTCGGTCccgattcggacgacgagagaaacgacgaattcgcgccGCAATACCGCGTCTTCGACACCGACTCGAAATACGTCCGATTGGCCAAAGCAGGCGGAAGAAAAA ATCTTTTGACCTATCGGGACTTCGTCCCTAAGTCAAAAGACCCCGTACCTTACCCATGGCCCGATTGGGCCGATACTAGAaacgaaattgacgacgtAGAGCCACCAAA ACACGTGACCGACGTTTCTAAACCCGATTGGGCAGTTCACATTGAACACAAGCCTAGTGACGTAGACATAGGGGAAAGATACTCCAAGGCTCCTTTTGAATGGAAAAG TGATCCCAAGCAAGTTCAACTTCCTCCAATGGTACgtagaaggaaagaaaaggagaaaaaagtttCGCCTGTTAAAGCGAAAGTCGTGTCTTGGTCTCCCGTAAAGAAACAGGCTTCTCGCACTCAGCTACCTAAACA CGCGTTTAAGGATCCCGTATCGATTAATCGGATTATGACGATGGATTATAAGAGGGAGTGGTTTCACGCGCGAGATAGGCAGGATGCGGAGCGAAGGGAAGAAGCG AGGGCTCAAGTGGCTCATAGGAAAGATTTAACACAGAAACACATCATGGCGAATTT GAAAGGCTCAAGGAAAGAGGCGGATGAGTCTAAGGAGCGGTTTACTTTGACGAG ATTTAAGAACGTTCCGTCGAAAATTGGCTATATTTGGTCACCTGGCGATAACCCGGATGATCATCTGGAGGCATAA
- the LOC136190680 gene encoding uncharacterized protein C7orf57-like isoform X1, producing the protein MTSGRGGSEDWFYHASKPKSDVPVDAPAPSQIPGLDGVGPDSDDERNDEFAPQYRVFDTDSKYVRLAKAGGRKNLLTYRDFVPKSKDPVPYPWPDWADTRNEIDDVEPPNLRHVTDVSKPDWAVHIEHKPSDVDIGERYSKAPFEWKSDPKQVQLPPMVRRRKEKEKKVSPVKAKVVSWSPVKKQASRTQLPKHAFKDPVSINRIMTMDYKREWFHARDRQDAERREEARAQVAHRKDLTQKHIMANLKGSRKEADESKERFTLTRFKNVPSKIGYIWSPGDNPDDHLEA; encoded by the exons atgacgtcaggcCGAGGTGGCAGCGAAG ATTGGTTTTATCACGCTTCGAAGCCCAAATCGGACGTTCCCGTCGATGCGCCGGCTCCATCGCAAATTCCCGGCCTAGACGGAGTCGGTCccgattcggacgacgagagaaacgacgaattcgcgccGCAATACCGCGTCTTCGACACCGACTCGAAATACGTCCGATTGGCCAAAGCAGGCGGAAGAAAAA ATCTTTTGACCTATCGGGACTTCGTCCCTAAGTCAAAAGACCCCGTACCTTACCCATGGCCCGATTGGGCCGATACTAGAaacgaaattgacgacgtAGAGCCACCAAA TCTTAGACACGTGACCGACGTTTCTAAACCCGATTGGGCAGTTCACATTGAACACAAGCCTAGTGACGTAGACATAGGGGAAAGATACTCCAAGGCTCCTTTTGAATGGAAAAG TGATCCCAAGCAAGTTCAACTTCCTCCAATGGTACgtagaaggaaagaaaaggagaaaaaagtttCGCCTGTTAAAGCGAAAGTCGTGTCTTGGTCTCCCGTAAAGAAACAGGCTTCTCGCACTCAGCTACCTAAACA CGCGTTTAAGGATCCCGTATCGATTAATCGGATTATGACGATGGATTATAAGAGGGAGTGGTTTCACGCGCGAGATAGGCAGGATGCGGAGCGAAGGGAAGAAGCG AGGGCTCAAGTGGCTCATAGGAAAGATTTAACACAGAAACACATCATGGCGAATTT GAAAGGCTCAAGGAAAGAGGCGGATGAGTCTAAGGAGCGGTTTACTTTGACGAG ATTTAAGAACGTTCCGTCGAAAATTGGCTATATTTGGTCACCTGGCGATAACCCGGATGATCATCTGGAGGCATAA